DNA sequence from the Acidimicrobiales bacterium genome:
GTGGATCGATCAGCACGACGACGGCGGCCGCCCCGGGCGCGCCGGCCCGGGGCGTACCGGCTCCCCCTTGACACGAACACCTGTTCGTGGTGTCATGACGCGATGACGAACATGCGTTCGACCGGTCGGGTCGGGTGGCCGTCGTGACGGCCCTGGCCCTGGCACCGGTCCCGGCAGGGCGGCGTCAGGGGTCCGGTGGTCCGGTGGCGATGCCGTCGTGGCCCGGGTCGTCCGTCCCGCCGGTAGGGCTGTCGGGACCGTGCCGGCCGCTTCACATCCCCGAGGCCGAGGTCCGGTGCCACCCGGCGCGTCCCACGCGCGCCGGGTGCACCACCGGAGTCGGAGTGACCCGGCCGAGCGCCGCGGTCCGGCGCCGGCGGGTCCTCCTCGGGACGGTGGCGGCGGGCCTGATCGCCGCCCTCGCCCTGCCCTGGGGCGGTGCCGGGGGCCAGCCCCTCGCCACCTCCGGTCCCGCCCGGGCGGGGGGAGCGGTCGCCCACCACACCGGCTACGTCGTCCAGCCGGGGGACACGCTGTGGTCGATCGCCGAACGACTCGACCCGTCCGGCGATCCCCGGCCGCTGGTGGCGCAGCTCGCCGCCGAGGTGGGCGGTGACACCGTGGTCCCCGGGGAGCACGTCGTCCTTCCCTGACCGCTCGGAGAGAGCGGCACTACGGTGGGACCGGTGCGGTGTCCGTGGTGTCAGAGTCTCGAGGACAAGGTCGTCGACTCGCGCCTCGCCGAGGACGGCGTCGCCATCCGTCGCCGCCGTGAGTGCCTGTCGTGCAACCGGAGGTTCACCACCTACGAACGCCTCGAAGAGTCGCCGTTGTGGGTGGTCAAGCGCAGCGGGCTGCGGGAGCCCTTCGATCGCGCCAAGGTCGTGGCGGGCGTGCGCGCCGCCACCAAGAACCGTCCGGTCAGCGAAGAGAAGCTCGAGGAGATCGCCCAGCAAGTCGAGGAGTCGCTGCGGGGTGCCGGGGCCGAGGTGACCAGCCAGCAGATCGGTCTGGCCGTCCTGGAGCGCCTGCGCGACGTGGACGACGTGGCCTACCTGCGGTTCGCGTCCGTCTACAAGGGATTCGAGGACCTGGGGGACTTCCAGCGCGAGGTGGGCCTGCTGACCAAGACCACCGAGCCCAAGCGCCGGACCTGACTGCGTGGCGGAGCTGCTCGACGCGGTGCCGGGGATGGTGCTCGCCGTCTACGCGCATCCCGACGACCCCGACGTGTCGTGCGGGGGGACGCTGGCCCGCTGGGCGAGGGCGGGTGCCGAGGTGCACGTCCTCATCTGCACCAACGGGGACAAGGGGAGCGCGGACCCCGCCGAGGACCCTGGAGCGCTGGCCGTCCGGCGCACCGGTGAGGCGGCGGAGGCGGCCGCCGTGCTGGGCCTCGCCGGTCAGCACTTTCTCGGGTACCCCGACGGCGAGTTGGTGGACGACGCGCCCTTCCGGGGCGCCCTGGTGGCCTGGGTGCGCCGGCTCCGACCGCTGACCGTGCTCGGACCGGACCCCACCGCGGTGTTCTTCGGGGAGGACTATTTCAACCACCGCGACCACCGCACGACGGGGTTCGCGCTCCTCGACGCCCTGTCGCCGGCGGCGGCGCTGCCGCACTACTTCCCGGAGGCCGGACCCGCCCACCAGGTGGAGACGGCCCTGCTGTCGGGAACCCTCGAGCCCACGGTGTGGGTGGACGTGACCGCCACCATCGACGACAAGGCGGCCGCCGTCTCGTGTCACCGCAGCCAGTTCGCCGAAAGTGGTGAGTGGGCGCGTCGCGCCGTGCGCGAGCGCGC
Encoded proteins:
- a CDS encoding LysM peptidoglycan-binding domain-containing protein, whose translation is MTRPSAAVRRRRVLLGTVAAGLIAALALPWGGAGGQPLATSGPARAGGAVAHHTGYVVQPGDTLWSIAERLDPSGDPRPLVAQLAAEVGGDTVVPGEHVVLP
- the nrdR gene encoding transcriptional regulator NrdR; its protein translation is MRCPWCQSLEDKVVDSRLAEDGVAIRRRRECLSCNRRFTTYERLEESPLWVVKRSGLREPFDRAKVVAGVRAATKNRPVSEEKLEEIAQQVEESLRGAGAEVTSQQIGLAVLERLRDVDDVAYLRFASVYKGFEDLGDFQREVGLLTKTTEPKRRT
- a CDS encoding PIG-L deacetylase family protein, giving the protein MAELLDAVPGMVLAVYAHPDDPDVSCGGTLARWARAGAEVHVLICTNGDKGSADPAEDPGALAVRRTGEAAEAAAVLGLAGQHFLGYPDGELVDDAPFRGALVAWVRRLRPLTVLGPDPTAVFFGEDYFNHRDHRTTGFALLDALSPAAALPHYFPEAGPAHQVETALLSGTLEPTVWVDVTATIDDKAAAVSCHRSQFAESGEWARRAVRERAVEDGRRAGVAYAEGFRRLRLGG